The following proteins are co-located in the Nocardia bhagyanarayanae genome:
- a CDS encoding acyl carrier protein, whose product MTMTITELRRILVECAGGEDLAELGGDIAAVEFEELGYDSLALIETAARIQRDFGVTIPEEQLVEVKTPQELVDIVNAQLQDVA is encoded by the coding sequence ATGACCATGACCATCACCGAACTACGCCGGATTCTCGTGGAATGCGCAGGCGGCGAGGATCTCGCCGAGCTCGGCGGCGATATCGCCGCCGTGGAATTCGAGGAACTGGGCTACGACTCGCTCGCGCTCATCGAGACCGCGGCGCGGATCCAGCGCGACTTCGGCGTGACGATCCCGGAAGAGCAGCTCGTCGAGGTCAAGACGCCACAGGAGCTGGTCGACATCGTGAACGCCCAACTACAG